A section of the Microbacterium forte genome encodes:
- a CDS encoding MFS transporter encodes MSESPQSGAVPEPAATANSGAVGVIGLDLRGETPAPKKQVYSWALWDWATQPFNTVILTFIFTALYLTTEAFLPAEIAGLDAKDPIREAAEADLASGLGLGSTIAGIAILLIAPVLGQRADAAGRQKLWLGIGTGALVACMLGLWFVEPTPTLFWLGVALISAGSVFGEIAAVNSNAMLIGIANPKTVGRISGLGWGFGYIGGILALVLVVVFYVFDWFGLPDDAGLPFRIIAVACALWAIVFSIPIFLNVPEPSLGRPERKVGFFASYGLLVKDVVGLYRNPDTRQTFWFLLSSAVFRDGLGGVFAFGAVIASQVFDFGFLDLVIFGIAANLIAGVSTIIAGRYDDRFGPKRIILVSLAAMVVAGLAVFFLVDAGTVVFWIGGLVLCAFVGPAQAASRSFLARITPAGREGEIFGLYATTGRAASWMASGAWTLLIVLSGSTSYGILGIVLVLIAGFLLLLPVKATQRG; translated from the coding sequence ATGAGCGAATCCCCGCAGAGCGGCGCGGTGCCCGAGCCCGCCGCGACGGCGAACAGCGGCGCGGTCGGCGTGATCGGCCTCGACCTGCGCGGCGAGACCCCCGCACCGAAGAAGCAGGTCTACTCGTGGGCGCTGTGGGACTGGGCGACGCAGCCCTTCAACACCGTCATCCTCACCTTCATCTTCACGGCGCTGTATCTCACGACCGAGGCGTTCCTTCCGGCGGAGATCGCCGGCCTCGACGCGAAGGACCCGATCCGCGAGGCAGCCGAGGCGGACCTCGCCTCGGGTCTGGGCCTCGGGTCGACGATCGCCGGGATCGCGATCCTCCTGATCGCACCGGTGCTGGGTCAGCGCGCGGATGCCGCGGGGCGCCAGAAGCTCTGGCTCGGGATCGGCACCGGGGCGCTCGTCGCCTGCATGCTCGGGCTGTGGTTCGTCGAACCGACGCCGACGCTGTTCTGGCTCGGCGTCGCGTTGATCTCGGCAGGGTCCGTCTTCGGCGAGATCGCCGCGGTCAACTCGAACGCCATGCTGATCGGCATCGCGAACCCGAAGACCGTCGGGCGCATCTCGGGCCTCGGCTGGGGCTTCGGCTACATCGGCGGCATCCTCGCACTGGTGCTCGTCGTCGTCTTCTACGTCTTCGACTGGTTCGGCCTGCCGGATGACGCGGGACTGCCGTTCCGCATCATCGCTGTCGCCTGTGCGCTCTGGGCGATCGTCTTCTCGATCCCGATCTTCCTCAACGTGCCGGAGCCGTCGCTCGGACGCCCCGAACGCAAGGTCGGCTTCTTCGCCTCCTACGGCCTGCTGGTGAAGGACGTCGTCGGCCTGTACCGCAACCCCGACACTCGTCAGACGTTCTGGTTCCTGCTGTCGAGCGCCGTGTTCCGCGACGGGCTCGGCGGCGTCTTCGCCTTCGGCGCCGTGATCGCCAGCCAGGTGTTCGACTTCGGCTTCCTCGACCTCGTGATCTTCGGCATCGCCGCGAACCTCATCGCGGGCGTCTCGACGATCATCGCCGGGCGCTACGACGACCGCTTCGGCCCGAAGCGGATCATCCTCGTCTCCCTCGCCGCCATGGTTGTCGCAGGCCTCGCGGTGTTCTTCCTGGTGGATGCCGGAACGGTCGTCTTCTGGATCGGCGGCCTGGTGCTCTGCGCCTTCGTCGGCCCCGCCCAGGCGGCGTCGCGGTCGTTCCTCGCCCGCATCACGCCCGCCGGGCGCGAGGGAGAGATCTTCGGCCTGTATGCGACGACCGGGCGGGCGGCGAGCTGGATGGCATCGGGCGCCTGGACTCTGCTGATCGTGCTTTCGGGCTCGACGTCGTACGGCATCCTGGGCATCGTGCTGGTGCTGATCGCCGGGTTCCTGCTGCTGCTGCCGGTGAAGGCGACGCAGCGCGGCTGA
- a CDS encoding Lrp/AsnC family transcriptional regulator, with translation MDFDAELIRALQEDGRASIRSLSLRLGQSRAAVAARLRTMLDDRTVRVVAAVDPVFLGQHVLAHVSIRTDGAVEIVAEHLRDMSETVLVSAVGGAHDLVTEVRLGTMADLHDLLAQIRAIDGVLDINTIIYSTVVKGFFVSEYHGDVTLDTVDEDLIERLQSDGRMSFRALGEAVRLSPSAVATRVQRLIDGGVIKISAVEARGLAHRQLSMGVGLNLNHDDEAVIEELKTGRGIDFAARTLGRFDAVATLVEPSAGALYASLERLRSLAGVTRIEAWLHLAVLKEDYARMLREPMPHP, from the coding sequence ATGGACTTCGACGCCGAACTGATCCGCGCTCTTCAGGAAGACGGTCGCGCCAGCATCCGCTCGCTGTCGCTGCGCCTCGGACAGTCGAGAGCCGCGGTCGCCGCCCGACTGCGCACGATGCTCGACGACCGCACCGTGCGCGTCGTGGCAGCGGTGGATCCGGTGTTCCTCGGTCAGCACGTGCTCGCGCACGTGTCGATCCGCACCGATGGGGCCGTGGAGATCGTCGCCGAGCACTTGCGCGACATGAGCGAGACCGTGCTCGTCTCGGCGGTCGGCGGTGCCCACGATCTCGTCACCGAGGTGCGCCTGGGCACCATGGCGGATCTGCACGACCTGCTGGCGCAGATCCGAGCGATCGACGGCGTGCTCGACATCAACACGATCATCTACTCGACCGTCGTGAAGGGCTTCTTCGTCTCGGAGTACCACGGTGACGTCACGCTCGACACGGTCGATGAAGACCTCATCGAACGGCTGCAGTCCGACGGACGCATGAGCTTCCGTGCACTCGGCGAGGCCGTGCGCCTCTCCCCCTCGGCTGTCGCGACCCGGGTGCAGCGACTGATCGACGGCGGGGTGATCAAGATCAGCGCTGTCGAGGCCAGGGGTCTCGCGCACCGACAGCTGTCGATGGGCGTCGGCCTCAATCTCAACCACGATGACGAGGCGGTGATCGAGGAGCTGAAGACCGGGCGAGGGATCGACTTCGCCGCCCGCACCCTCGGGCGCTTCGACGCGGTGGCCACGCTGGTCGAGCCGTCTGCGGGAGCGCTGTACGCGAGTCTCGAGCGGCTGAGGTCGCTGGCCGGCGTCACCCGCATCGAGGCGTGGCTGCACCTGGCCGTGCTCAAAGAGGACTACGCGCGGATGCTGCGCGAGCCGATGCCCCACCCCTGA
- a CDS encoding cation diffusion facilitator family transporter, whose translation MTVIIAFLANILVAIAKTIAAVITSSASMVAEAAHSWADAGNEVFLLIADRRGARVKDERHPLGYGRAAFVWSLIAAFGIFTAGSIVSIMHGVQELAETGPVESPGVAYTVLGIAFVLEGASFTQAMVKSRRLARERGSSTWDYVLETSDTTLRAVFFEDMAALIGLVIAAGAIAMHQITGVAAWDAVGSILVGVLLGVVAIILIGRNIAFLVGSNASPALRDRVGRALLSSPQIQRLTYLHIEYVGPNRLFIVAEVDLTGDAREHDVARSLRAIEQQIEAHPVVETVVLSLSVDDEKSLEFGEVS comes from the coding sequence GTGACGGTCATCATCGCTTTTCTCGCCAACATCCTCGTCGCGATCGCCAAGACGATCGCTGCGGTGATCACGTCTTCGGCGTCGATGGTCGCCGAGGCGGCGCATTCGTGGGCGGATGCCGGCAACGAGGTGTTCCTGCTCATCGCCGACCGCCGGGGCGCGAGGGTGAAGGATGAGCGGCATCCGCTCGGCTACGGACGTGCGGCGTTCGTGTGGTCGTTGATCGCGGCGTTCGGGATCTTCACCGCGGGGTCGATCGTGTCGATCATGCACGGCGTGCAGGAACTCGCCGAGACAGGCCCCGTAGAGAGCCCCGGGGTGGCGTACACCGTGCTCGGCATCGCCTTCGTGCTCGAGGGTGCGTCGTTCACGCAGGCGATGGTGAAGTCGCGACGGTTGGCGCGCGAGCGCGGATCGTCGACCTGGGACTATGTGCTCGAGACCAGCGACACGACGCTGCGGGCGGTGTTCTTCGAGGACATGGCCGCCCTGATCGGGCTGGTGATCGCGGCCGGTGCGATCGCGATGCACCAGATCACCGGAGTCGCCGCGTGGGATGCCGTGGGGTCGATCCTCGTCGGCGTGCTGCTCGGGGTGGTCGCGATCATCCTCATCGGCCGCAACATCGCCTTTCTCGTGGGCTCGAACGCGTCGCCCGCATTGCGCGATCGCGTCGGGCGCGCACTGCTCTCGTCGCCGCAGATCCAGCGGCTCACCTATCTGCACATCGAGTACGTGGGCCCGAACCGACTCTTCATCGTCGCCGAGGTCGATCTCACCGGAGACGCCCGTGAACACGATGTGGCCCGGAGCCTGCGCGCGATCGAACAGCAGATCGAGGCGCATCCGGTCGTCGAGACCGTGGTGCTGTCGCTGTCGGTCGACGACGAGAAGTCGCTGGAGTTCGGCGAGGTCTCCTGA